Genomic window (Cottoperca gobio unplaced genomic scaffold, fCotGob3.1 fCotGob3_324arrow_ctg1, whole genome shotgun sequence):
AAGTTCTGCCAGTTCGATGGCGGTTACGCCGACAGCCCAGATGTCACACAGCTGGTCGTACCCGCCCTTCCTTTCCACCGCCGCCACCTCAGGAGCCATCCTGCAACACAcagtcagccaatcacagaacccgaaacacacacaacacacagtcagCCAATAAAAGAGCTTCAGCGTCACCATGGAGACTGACAGGAAGTCGTACCAGTACGGCGTCCCGATGAAGGATTTCCTCTTAGCGATCGTCATGGTGATCTGAGCCGACACACCGAAGTccgctgaacacacacacacacagttaatgtTTGCAAGATGGTTGATTTGACATTtgaaccctgtgtgtgtgtgtgtgtgtgtgtgtgtggatattgaatctaatctaaaatctaatctaatatttataatatatatatatatgtaattttatatatacagtttttccccgaccattgtcttggagggccGCTGTACCCCCCatcggaaccccgcgcccccccctgaaattcaaggtggttTTTTTTTCCGTGGTTTTTTtctagatttcttttttttctattcacaactcacttttcacattaaacaggtgctcttctattaaataaagcaaaccatccatccatcgtctaccgcttatccgggtcaggtcgcggggggcagcagctccagtaagaacccccaaacttcccttttccggccacatcctccagctccaactgggggatcccgaggcgttcccagtgaggagatataatctctccaccgagtcctgggtcttccccggggtctcctcccagctggacgtgcctggaacacctccctagggaggcgcccaggttgctccttactagatgaaccacctcaactgtaaaggagcagcggctctactccgagtctctcctgatggctgagcttctcaccctatctctaagggggacgccacccatctgagaaaacccatatgttatttatctaatttatgtgcacgtttcagtgtttacagcgttactttgcacattcactcctccactgttttatatataaatatatatatatatatatatattgtgtgtgtggaagtatTCACGataaaaacataagaaaatatatatttacatgcaaATTATTCACAGGAACCCCCTGGTGTGTAACAGCCGTAAGCCCCACCCACTACCTTCCCAGTGGGGGTCATAAAACTCACCCAGTTTCACGTATCCATTATCAGTCAGCAGGATGTTCGCCCCCTGGAGACGCAACATAGAGTGTGAGCTCGCTGCTGTAGCTCCACCCACAAAACACCTTtcttaatttgtgtgtgtgtgtgtcatgctcaCCTTAATGTCTCTGTGCATCTTTCCTTTGCTGTGCAGGTAGACGAGTCCCTGCAGAACAAACACTGCTATAGTCTCACTAAGatacaactgcatttcattaAACAACCCTGTGTTGCAAAATGGCAACAAATGATCCCTGAACTGGTCAGCGGCACCCGGTACCTGAGGGTCTCAGGATCTGATTGGATGTTACCTGAGGGTCTCAGGATCTGATTGGATGTTacctgagggtctaaggatctGATTGAATGTTACCTGATGGTCGAAGGATCTGATTGGATGTTACCTGATGGTCGAAGGATCTGATTGGATGTTacctgagggtctaaggatctGATTGGATGTTACCTGATGGTCGAAGGATCTGATTGGATGTTacctgagggtctaaggatctGATTGAATGTTACCTGATGGTCGAAGGATCTGATTGGATGTTacctgagggtctaaggatctGATTGAATGTTACCTGATGGTCGAAGGATCTGATTGGATGTTACCTGATGGTCGAAGGATCTGATTGGATGTTacctgagggtctaaggatctGATTGGATGTTACCTGATGGTCGAAGGATCTGATTGGATGTTACCTGAGGGTCTATGGATATGTTTGGATGCTACCTGAGGGTCGAAGGATCTGATGGATGTTACCTGAGGATCTAAGGATCTGATTGGATGTTACCTGATGGTCGAAGGATCTGATTGGATGTTACCTGAGGGTCTATGGATCTGATTGAATGTTACCTGATGGTCGAAGGATCTGTTTGGATGTTACCTGAGGGTCTATGGATATGTTTGGATGCTACCTGATGGTCGAAGGATCTGATTGGATGTTACCTGAGGGTCTATGGATATGTTTGGATGCTACCTGAGGGTCGAAGGATCTGATGGATGTTacctgagggtctaaggatctGATTGGATGTTACCTGATGGTCGAAGGATCTGATTGGATGTTACCTGAGGGTCTATGGATCTGATTGAATGTTACCTGATGGTCGAAGGATCTGTTTGGATGTTACCTGATGGTCGAAGGATCTGATTGGATGTTACCTGAGGGTCGAAGGATCTGATGGATGTTACCTGCAGTGTTTCCCTCAGAACGCAAGCGATCTGGGACTCCGTCAGTGGACCAGTTACTGAAAGACAAAGACCACAGACTCAGCCCCTGGTGCATGCTGGGACTTCAGCAGcgtgtctgtgttgttgttgtatgaCAGTGTGCAGGACGTGTGTGAGGCGTTCCATCATTATCTCCCTGCGGGGGGGCGCCTTGTGGTCGGGGGGCCCCCGGTCTCTGAGGTTTAATGAGGCCGCCGTCTCACCGCTGGGCCTCATTACCGCTCACTGACCGCCGCCCTAACGAGTGGGAGATGAAGGCAGCGTGGGCATCGTCATGGCGACAGGACAGCTGAGGGCGGGTACAGATTAACGCCTCACGCTGTCATCACCGAGCAGAGCTGAAGGAAGCTcaacaaactgaaactaaaaatatctttaaagttTTCTGTAGACTCGAGgaaaagtacaaataataataattattttcaatatattatattacctatacatatatatatgtgtatatatatatatatatatatatatatatatatatatacacatatatatatatatatatatatatatatatatatatatacatatatatatgtgtatgcatatatatatatatatatatatgtgtatacatatatatatatatatatatatatatacacacacacacacacacacatatatatatatatatatatatatatatatatacacacatatatatatgtatatatacatataaatatatacacacatatatatatgtatatatacatatatatacatatatatatgtatatatgtgtgtgtgtgtgtatatatatatatatatatacacacacacatgtatatatatatatatatatatatacacacacatatatatatatatgtatatatgtgtatatatatatatatatatatatatgtatatatgtgtatatatatatatatatgtacacacacacacatatatatatatatatatatatatatatatatatatatatacacacatatatacacatatataggtaatataaatattacatttacatttttaggtGAGCAAAAGTATAGGAACAGAGACTTAAAatagtgtgaaaagtgaataatacttattataatatttagctGCAAATCCTTTGCTTGCAATAACTGCATCAAGTCTGCGACCCCTTGACGTCACCAAACCTTTGCATTCTTCTCTTGTGAAGCCTTCTCAGGCTTTCACCGCAGCCTCTTTCACTTGTTGTTTGTTTCGGGGGTTTCTCCAGTCAGTCTTTAGCAGGTACAATGCTCACTAGGGTTCAGTCTGGAGATGGACTTGGCCAGTCTGAAACCTTCCACTTCCTTCCCCTGGTGAactctgtggttgttttgaggTTGTGTTTGGGTCGTTGTCTTGCTGCATGATGAAGGATCTCCCGATCAGTTTGGTTGCATCTTTCTTTAAGTTGGCAGACgaaatgtttctgtagacttcagagttcatgttgctgctgccatcatgtgttgcatcATCAAAGAAGATCAATGAGTCCTAGAAGAAGCCATGCGAGCCCCAGCCATGACATTACCTCCACCTTGTTTCACAGATGAGCTTACTTTGTCCCAGAACTTTTGAGCCTCGTCTCTGAACCTTTTGGTATATTCCAATCGGGCTTTCCTGTTCTTATTGCTAATAAGTGGTTTGCATCTTCTGGTGGAGCCTCATTACTTTGGTTCCCAAAGTCTTCTGTTAACGGTGGATTGTGAAACCTTCACTCCTGCCCTCTGGAGGTTGTTGGTGATGTCACTGACGGTTGTTTTAGAGTTGTTCTTTACAgttctcacaatgtttctgtcatcAGCTGCTGATGTTCTCCTTGGTCCACCAGTCTGTCGCTCAGTACACCagtgatttctttcttcttcaggacATTCTAAATGGTTGTTCTGGCTGTGAACAATGTTTGTGGCTCTGATTgattctccatcttctctcagtttcaaCATTGCTTGCTTTTCACCCATAGACAGCTCTCTGGTCTTCATGTTGGTTAAACCTTTATAACTATAAATGCAGTCTGCACAGGCTAAACCCAAATCTAAAACAGAGTAGAGATTCAgtgctatttattgttttgtagagagaagtggataaGGGTGCAATTCACATTCATGCGTTTATTCTTTACGTTGTTGTGACGGCATGATCCGTCGATAAGTGTTAAGGTGCACAGGCAGCAGGTGCAGAGTGCCACGGGCGACAGGTGCTTTTTCCTCCGCTGGGAGGAAAACGTGTCGCTCACCTGGCGAGAGAGTCTCGGTTTCTGACACTGACTGAGAGCTGCTCGCttctttgtttgtgcttttaaaaagttGTGTGAACAGCTGGAGGTTATTGAGGAGAGGCGACGGGGAGtttgaataataaagtgtatttattgctgGTTCTGCCGCCGTCCTCCCCGTAGCCAGACTCCACTGTTCAGTATTGTATATTTTCCCCTGAGTATACACTTCTGTTTGAATATTCAATGTACAGGACACACCTGGGCAACAAAACACACCCGTCAGTCACATGTTCCTGTACTTTTGCTCACTTGCAAAATGGGTGGGTTCAAACAAAAGGTGCTATCTCCTAAGTTGTTTCACAGATCTAGatgtaaatacctggaaatagaagctgaaagaTGTTTCTCTCATCTTTTGATGTCAAACCCAATTGCTTTCAGAgttcagcaaaaataaaggaattggcctcgctgttccaatagttttggaCGGGACTGTGTAttcagatattcagtttacttcaTGTGAATGCTTAAACAATTATTAAATGATCAAAAGCTGCAGATTAATCTTTTGATgatcaaatatttaatgaattaattttgCAGCTGAAATTATGTGATACCAGCAAAACTACCAAAATaagagcctgtgtgtgtctcactgtggtAGATGTCCTGCAGGTATCCTCCTCCACAGAACTCCATACAGATCCACAACGTCTccctgctacacacacacacacacacacatacacacacacacacacacacacacacacacacacacacacacagcatgaatGAGTTTTTTTTCAATGATCTGATTGGTCGGTTTGTACACGTGTTCTCATTGGTCGGTTTGTACACGTGTTCACATTGGTCGGTTTGTACACGTGTTCTCATTGGTCGGTGTGTATTCATGGTAAGAGTTACCGGAGGTAGCTGCCGTAGTACGCCACGATGTTGGAGTGTTTACAGTTCTTCATCATCAGgatctcctgctgcaccacGGCAAAGTCCTcacctacacacgcacacgcacacagaataaataacaaataacaaaatagatAATGGTCAGCAGGTAAACGCTCCTGTCTGCATGTtaacgtgtttgtgtgtggggggggggggctctcctGCTGTAACAAGCCTTTATTTGAACGTTCTGGCCTcagtttaaatgattatttccaCAGACGGCTAtaagctgcagagctgcacaaCAACAGAGCCTGGAGCTCCCTGATTGGTTCTTACAGCCATGCTGATGCAAACATCTGTTGAATAATACATACTGAGCAAACACTACACTCCTCTCTAATCATGACATTGAAGTCTAGAAATTCTACAGAGCAGCCTCCAGCTCTCTGATCTGATGGTTTACAGCAAAGCTTTCTGGGACTTGTAGTTTCAGTGTTTCTAGACTCAGTGTGTGACCTTTGTGACATAAACTGTGTCAAAATACAGAGACCTCCAACACTTCATCAGAGGCGTTAACAGATTAGTGTTACCCTAACCCACATACCAACAAGTCAAATCATCATTTATCTCCGGCTACAGTGTGTGGAAAACAGGACACTGAGTCCTCAGGTCACCGTCCAACAGAGTTAGCAGCCTCCATGTTGTGTGTATTGTCGTGGACACATGCAGCCACTTTCCCTTCAGGTCTCCACCGCATCGTTGATATTTTTTAACTATGGTTAATTATTAACTCTTATTAGTCAATCAGCAGGAACCTAAACGATTTGTTCCATTTCAGTTTATGATTCCTTTAAATGAGTCAGAGCAGTAAGGCTGAGCATGTTTCCAGCCTGCAGAGTCCATGATGAAGGTGCTGAGCACAGAGACTCATCAGGCCTCATTAAAgcctccgccggcctcctgcaGGACTTATGTAACAGCGTCTCATTAAGgctgaaacacaacatttcttcTGTTTGGATAAACACACGATGGAAAACCTTTTTCCTCTCTGAGAAAACCACCGAAGCTCCTGATGAAAGCAGCTCCTGTCCCTCAGCCGCTGCACAGCCAGCATTAAGCATCAGTGTCTAATGAACATGATGGGCTGTGATGACGTTTAAAACGCTGCGCTGCATATCAAATCAAGTGCCTTTGATCCACACATCATCCATCAGATCCAGACGTTGCTGCACTCGCAGCCTGCGAAACAGTTCATATCATCAGAGCTCTGAACTTTATTTTAACGCCTTTTAGATGCAAAGATGTCAGACATTTAGTGAAATTCCATGATACTCCAATCAAACTGAATTGCAAGCAGTGTGGCGGTGTTTTTCTGTCGCTGGACTCTCTAACGTTTTAGGATCCTTTGCAAATCAGACAATCAGTAGttttacggtaagcgcgtcatttccggttgttaatgtttctgtgttgctggtagcatacttcggcagctccagcttgacccagttaatgttgttatattcttgatcacatcggctaattacctgtcatctatctaaacctatacttgtacttcctaagcacttacaactctctccttatcctccttctcttagcgactctcgctaaatcctcaattctttacgctcctttcggctctgctaacgttagctgctgcagctcgtcAGCTAGctatggcatctccctcttctgctctctcctgctcggtgtgtttcatgtttagctattgctcgcctcctttagtgataatggtacgtgtattaaatgtagtttatacgcagggttggaggcgagttttagagggatagatgagcggctccgcaccatggctagtcagcggttagcaagtgtagctgttagcaagccccctatagtcggtgcgggtctaccagtggtatctcctgttagctgtcccccggcggggcccgagcagccgggagacatggtgactgtccgaaagaagtgttatcagaagcccacggttcaccaccaaccgcttgctgtttctaacagattctccccactcagtgacacaccagctgagaagccaactctggttatcagtagctcaattttgagatacgttcattttgagacaccagcgacgacagtcacgtgcattccgggggccagagcgggcgacatagaagcacatttgaaactgctggctaaggctaaacgtaaatacagtaagattgttattcatgtCGGcagtaatgacacgcgattgcgtcaatcggagtgtactaaagttaatgtggagtcggtgtgtacatttgccaaaacaatgtcggactccgtagttttctctggtcctctgccaaatcttttgaatgatgacatgtttagccgcatgtcatcattccgtcgctggctctcatggtggtgtccagataatgatgtgggcttcgtagacaattggcggactttctggggaaaacctggtctgattaggagtgacggcatccatcctactttggctggagcagatctcatatccaataatattacaaagtctattagtggacctaatccatgacaacccagagtgagaccaggacaaagagttgcagtcttacacacttctctgtgcttctttccgggcagtcacccactcaaatccccatagtgactgtgtctgccccacgaccactgaaaactaatcaagtctatggttaacagaagaggagttatacatgaaaacatcattaaaataacaccaccgctgcaaaagtacaactaaatcgaaacattaaatgtgggctcttaaacatcagatctttatcaacaaaagctggattggtaaatgatttaatatcagataataagattgatttattttgtctcactgaaacctgagacatgaagaatatgtcagtctaaatgaatccactccacctggtcatattaatactcacattcctcgagggtactggccgaggaggtggagctgcggccacatttgactcaaacctcttgatcaatcctaagcctgaactaaactataactcttttgaaagccttgttcttacgctctcaaacccaacatggaaacaataaagccagttttatttgttactgttgtaccgccctcctggtccgtattctgaagttctatctgaccttttatcaagtttagtccttaaaacagataagtaattattgtaggtgactttaatattcatgtggctgttgatagtgacagccttaataatgcatttatctcaatattagattcactgggttcagttcagaatgtacatgaacaactcatgtttaaaccacactctggaccttgttctgggatatggtgttgaaactgaaagtttatcagtgtgtccacataatcctcttttatcagaacattttaataacttctgaagtcctgttactggactacaagccagtaggcaaaatatcctacgctcgatgtttatctgaaagtgctgtgactaaatttaaggaagtgattccatcagcactttattcaataccagaactcaatatcaattaatggaggactccaatgctaactttagtccctcccaaattaatcatcttgtgatagcgctgcagcctcactgcgaataacactcgactctgtcgctcctctaaagaagaagatcataaaacagaaaagaaagctccatggcttaatttacaaatccgcaaactaaaacaaaagtcgagaaatcttgaaagtaaatggcgttccactaaactggaagaatctcgtttagtctggttagatcatctttaaaacgtataagaaggctctccgtaatgccagagcagcttattactcttccttaatagaagaaaataagaacaaccccaggtttctgttcagcactgaggctgacagagagtcacagctctacagagccttctgttcctatatctctcagtagtgccgacttcatgagtttctttaacgattaaattataattattagagacaaaattaaatCTCCCTCCTGACCCTTCAATctgtaatgacttaacttcaacctccggaaccttaaaaacatctgtaactcctgaaatatatctcgactgttttactccaatcaaccttaacccaactaacttcaacaatc
Coding sequences:
- the LOC115005575 gene encoding mitogen-activated protein kinase kinase kinase kinase 3-like — encoded protein: MQLYLSETIAVFVLQGLVYLHSKGKMHRDIKGANILLTDNGYVKLADFGVSAQITMTIAKRKSFIGTPYWMAPEVAAVERKGGYDQLCDIWAVGVTAIELAELQPPM